The following are encoded together in the Pirellulales bacterium genome:
- a CDS encoding glycosyltransferase gives MPRILHIIPTLDRSGAEKQLMLLATRLPRGEFDPHVCALTRSGPYEHDLQAAGVPLTIIGKSSKVDPAAFWRLKRQVASLRPDLVHTWLFAANSYGRAAALATGVRRIVASERCVDPWKVWHELAIDRWLARRTDRIVVNSSGIREFYQRHGIAGEKFVVIPNGIEAPPPSEVTRCELLAELGLPAHARLVGAVGRLWPQKRIKDLIWAADLLKVIRDDVYLLIVGDGPHRPRLEQYQRQVRIEDKVRFLGHRSDVPRLMPHFDVLWLGSEYEGLPNAIMEAMIAGVPVVATDITGNRDLVVAGETGYLVPIGDRAAFARHTQRVLEDAELAARLGAAGRQRMLNEFSVEKMVERHGALYRELLG, from the coding sequence ATGCCACGGATTCTGCACATTATACCCACGCTCGACCGATCGGGCGCCGAGAAGCAGCTCATGCTGCTCGCCACGCGGCTGCCGCGCGGCGAGTTCGATCCGCACGTCTGCGCGCTCACGCGCAGCGGGCCTTACGAGCACGATTTGCAAGCGGCCGGTGTGCCGCTGACGATCATCGGCAAATCGTCGAAGGTCGATCCCGCGGCGTTCTGGCGGCTTAAGCGGCAGGTGGCCTCCCTGCGGCCCGACCTGGTGCATACCTGGCTGTTCGCCGCCAACAGCTATGGACGCGCCGCCGCGCTGGCCACCGGCGTTCGACGCATTGTCGCTTCCGAGCGGTGCGTCGATCCGTGGAAAGTATGGCACGAGCTGGCCATCGATCGCTGGCTGGCACGGCGGACCGATCGCATCGTCGTCAACAGCAGCGGCATTCGCGAGTTTTATCAGCGGCACGGGATCGCGGGCGAGAAGTTTGTGGTCATCCCCAACGGCATCGAGGCTCCGCCGCCCAGCGAGGTGACGCGGTGCGAGTTGCTGGCCGAGCTTGGCTTGCCGGCCCATGCCCGGCTGGTGGGCGCCGTGGGCCGGCTCTGGCCGCAGAAGCGGATCAAAGACCTGATTTGGGCCGCCGACTTGCTGAAGGTGATTCGCGACGACGTGTATTTGCTGATCGTCGGCGACGGACCGCACCGTCCGCGGTTGGAGCAGTATCAGCGGCAGGTGAGGATCGAAGACAAGGTCCGTTTTCTCGGCCACCGCTCCGACGTGCCGCGGCTCATGCCGCACTTCGACGTGCTGTGGCTCGGCAGCGAATACGAGGGGCTGCCCAACGCGATTATGGAGGCCATGATCGCCGGCGTGCCGGTGGTGGCGACGGACATAACGGGCAATCGCGACCTGGTCGTGGCCGGCGAAACGGGCTATCTCGTCCCGATCGGCGACCGGGCCGCCTTCGCTCGCCACACTCAGCGAGTGCTCGAAGACGCGGAGCTGGCCGCTCGTTTGGGAGCGGCGGGCCGCCAACGCATGCTGAACGAGTTCAGCGTCGAGAAGATGGTGGAGCGACATGGGGCGTTGTATCGCGAACTTCTCGGCTAG
- a CDS encoding glycosyltransferase family 4 protein, with amino-acid sequence MTPPRVVLVTRRFWPLVGGAEIMAARLAGGLHAKGAATTILTARWQPDWPAEIEHHGVRVIRLANPQTRVWGTWCYMRAVGRWLRSHRSSFDLVYVSMLKHDAYAAVAAAQRGGFPIVLRAEGAGLTGDCHWQLEANFGLSIKRRCQKAQAFVAPSPAIEHELIVAGYARSRIHYIPNGVAIPEPRDEADRAAARADLAEADASLAIGNQAPLVVYTGRLHAMKGLEYVVRAWPSVLKRLPEARLWLVGDGPYRTQLNELIGNLGLWGFVYLAGPFDDVEEFLRAADVFVLPSLEEGMSLAVLEAMAIGLPVVASDIPANQAIVEDHVSGRLVPPRDSDRLAATIVELIENRELADALAQEARRQASQRFSLDKLVDRHLELFQRLLDH; translated from the coding sequence GTGACGCCGCCGCGCGTGGTGCTCGTAACACGGCGTTTCTGGCCACTGGTGGGCGGGGCCGAAATCATGGCCGCGCGGCTGGCCGGCGGCCTGCACGCCAAGGGAGCCGCCACCACCATTCTCACCGCGCGCTGGCAGCCGGATTGGCCCGCCGAGATCGAGCACCACGGGGTCCGTGTCATCCGCCTCGCCAATCCGCAAACGCGCGTCTGGGGCACGTGGTGCTACATGCGGGCCGTCGGCCGCTGGCTGCGCAGCCACCGCTCGTCGTTCGACCTGGTGTATGTCTCGATGCTCAAGCACGACGCTTACGCCGCCGTGGCCGCCGCCCAGCGTGGCGGCTTCCCCATCGTGCTGCGCGCCGAAGGGGCCGGCTTGACGGGCGATTGTCATTGGCAGCTTGAGGCGAACTTCGGGCTGAGCATCAAGCGGCGCTGCCAAAAAGCCCAGGCCTTCGTGGCCCCCAGCCCGGCGATCGAGCACGAGTTGATCGTGGCCGGCTACGCGCGGAGCCGCATCCATTACATTCCCAACGGCGTGGCCATACCCGAACCGCGCGACGAGGCGGACCGCGCCGCGGCCCGTGCCGACCTGGCCGAGGCCGACGCCTCGCTGGCCATCGGCAATCAGGCGCCGCTGGTCGTTTATACCGGCCGACTGCACGCCATGAAGGGGCTCGAATACGTGGTGCGGGCCTGGCCCAGCGTGCTCAAGCGGTTGCCCGAAGCCCGGCTGTGGCTGGTGGGCGACGGTCCCTATCGCACCCAGCTCAACGAGCTGATCGGCAATCTTGGCCTGTGGGGATTCGTCTATCTGGCCGGACCGTTCGACGACGTCGAAGAATTCTTGCGGGCAGCCGACGTGTTTGTTTTGCCCTCGCTGGAAGAAGGGATGTCGCTGGCGGTGCTGGAAGCGATGGCCATCGGCCTGCCGGTGGTGGCCAGCGACATCCCGGCGAACCAGGCGATCGTCGAAGATCACGTGAGCGGGCGTCTGGTGCCGCCGCGCGACAGCGATCGGTTGGCCGCGACGATCGTCGAGCTGATCGAGAACCGCGAGTTGGCCGACGCGTTGGCCCAGGAAGCCCGACGACAGGCGAGCCAGCGGTTTTCGCTCGATAAGCTGGTAGACCGGCATCTGGAGTTGTTCCAAAGATTGCTCGATCATTAA
- a CDS encoding prolyl oligopeptidase family serine peptidase: MPLKYPTARRGDQVDDYHGAKLPDPYRWLEDPDSPETRAWIEAENKLTFSVLEKIPQRDAIRRRLTELWNYEKYGVPEARGGRYFYTRNDGLQNQSVLYWAPALDAEPRTLLDPNALSKEGTIALSGTAISDDGKLLAYGLAAAGSDWQEWRVRNVETADDLDDHLKWVKFSGASWSNDGQGFYYSRYDEPKPDEELTGQNYFQKLYYHRVGTPQSQDKLVYQRKDQKEWGFHGQVTDDGRWLVIVVTHGTERKNNLFYLDLSHAKAEVVELLTGFEARFDVLGNDGSTFWLRTDLDAPRNRVVAIDLEHPARDRWREIVPEAEDTLEEVHVVGDRFFAAYLQDAKSQVRMFDLSGKSLGGLVLPGIGSAGGFTGRQADRETFYSFTSFVSPPAIYRYEIDAGKSELFREPEVPFQASDYETRQVFYNSKDGTRVPMFLVHRKGLKPDRPRPTYLYGYGGFDISLTPGFSVGRMVWLELGGVFAMPTLRGGGEYGRAWHEAGMKSQKQNVFDDFIAAAEWLIDEGYTSRDKLAIAGRSNGGLLVGACLTQRPDLYGAAIPAVGVLDMLRFHKFTIGWAWASEYGSADNADEFPALLAYSPLHNIKPGTEYPPTLITTADHDDRVVPAHSFKFAAALQAAQAGDAPILIRIETSAGHGAGIPTSKAIEEMADGYAFLVKMLDVDVPAALSR; encoded by the coding sequence ATGCCTCTGAAATACCCCACAGCCCGGCGAGGCGATCAGGTCGACGATTATCACGGCGCCAAGCTGCCCGACCCGTATCGCTGGCTGGAAGATCCCGACAGTCCCGAGACGCGGGCCTGGATCGAGGCCGAGAATAAGCTCACCTTCTCGGTGCTCGAAAAGATCCCCCAGCGCGACGCCATCCGCCGCCGGCTGACGGAGCTGTGGAACTACGAAAAGTACGGCGTGCCCGAAGCCCGTGGCGGACGCTACTTTTACACCCGAAACGACGGCCTGCAAAACCAGAGCGTGCTCTACTGGGCGCCGGCCCTCGATGCCGAGCCGCGCACGCTGCTCGACCCCAACGCGCTTTCGAAGGAAGGCACGATCGCGCTCTCCGGCACGGCCATCAGCGACGACGGCAAACTGCTGGCTTATGGCCTGGCCGCGGCCGGCTCCGACTGGCAAGAGTGGCGCGTGCGAAACGTCGAAACCGCCGACGATCTCGACGACCATCTCAAGTGGGTCAAGTTCTCCGGGGCAAGCTGGAGCAACGACGGCCAGGGCTTCTATTACAGCCGCTACGACGAGCCGAAGCCCGACGAGGAGCTGACCGGGCAAAACTATTTTCAAAAGCTTTACTATCACCGCGTCGGCACGCCGCAGTCGCAAGACAAGCTCGTCTATCAGCGGAAGGACCAAAAGGAGTGGGGCTTTCACGGCCAGGTAACCGACGACGGCCGCTGGCTGGTGATCGTGGTCACGCACGGAACCGAGCGGAAGAACAACCTGTTCTATCTCGATCTCAGCCACGCGAAGGCCGAAGTCGTGGAGCTGCTGACCGGCTTCGAGGCCCGCTTCGATGTTCTCGGCAACGATGGTTCGACGTTCTGGCTGCGGACCGATCTCGACGCGCCGCGCAACCGCGTGGTGGCCATCGACCTGGAACACCCGGCCCGCGATCGCTGGCGGGAGATCGTGCCCGAAGCGGAAGATACGCTGGAAGAAGTCCACGTCGTGGGCGACCGCTTTTTCGCCGCCTATTTGCAAGACGCGAAGAGCCAGGTCCGCATGTTCGATCTGTCGGGCAAATCGCTGGGCGGATTGGTTTTGCCCGGCATCGGCAGCGCGGGCGGCTTCACCGGCCGGCAAGCGGACCGCGAGACGTTTTATTCGTTCACCAGCTTCGTCTCGCCCCCGGCCATCTATCGCTACGAGATCGACGCGGGAAAGAGCGAGCTGTTCCGCGAGCCGGAGGTGCCTTTCCAGGCGTCCGACTACGAGACCCGGCAGGTGTTTTACAACAGCAAAGACGGCACGCGCGTGCCGATGTTTCTGGTGCATCGCAAGGGACTGAAGCCCGACCGGCCGCGGCCGACCTATCTCTATGGCTACGGCGGGTTCGACATTTCGCTGACGCCAGGTTTCTCGGTGGGGCGGATGGTGTGGCTGGAGTTGGGCGGCGTGTTCGCCATGCCCACCTTGCGGGGCGGCGGCGAATACGGCCGGGCGTGGCACGAAGCGGGCATGAAGTCGCAGAAGCAAAACGTGTTCGACGACTTTATCGCCGCGGCCGAGTGGCTGATTGACGAAGGCTACACCTCGCGCGACAAGCTGGCGATCGCCGGCCGCAGCAACGGCGGCTTGCTGGTGGGCGCCTGTCTCACGCAGCGGCCCGATCTGTACGGCGCCGCGATACCGGCGGTGGGCGTGTTGGACATGCTGCGGTTTCACAAGTTCACGATCGGTTGGGCCTGGGCCTCGGAATATGGTTCGGCCGACAACGCCGACGAGTTCCCCGCGCTACTGGCGTATTCGCCGCTGCACAACATCAAGCCGGGCACGGAGTATCCGCCGACCCTGATCACGACCGCCGACCACGACGACCGCGTGGTGCCGGCGCACAGCTTCAAGTTTGCCGCCGCTTTGCAGGCCGCGCAAGCCGGCGACGCCCCGATCTTGATCCGCATCGAGACCAGTGCCGGGCACGGCGCCGGCATTCCCACCTCGAAGGCCATCGAAGAGATGGCCGACGGCTACGCCTTTCTGGTGAAGATGCTCGACGTTGACGTGCCCGCGGCCCTCAGCCGCTGA
- a CDS encoding MFS transporter, translating to MSFDESIESEPEPEALLTVPHDPYTALRLRNFQYYLAGNSLAIFGMQMQTVAVQWEIYERTRWPLALGLVGLVQFLPVVCLTLPAGHEADRSHRKAIVMIAMLSIASCSLGLAWVSRTQGDIGWMYLLLLLSGVARAFLQPAKASLLPQIVPRDAFSNAVTWNMSAFQLAAILGPAAGGQLIGYSGRAWPVYLIDAASTAVFFALLAAMHVPKHAATASASTSKALLAGFRFVWRNKIVLAAITLDMFAVLLGGAVALLPIYAEDILQVGAQGLGWLRTAPAVGALVFSFVLAHRPPIEHAGRTLLWVVAGFGAATVVFGVSQSYPLSLAMLFLTGAFDIVSVVIRHTLVQLLTPDDMRGRVSAINSVFIGASNELGAFESGLVAQLFTPAISVVSGGIGTLVVVLLVAAVWPQLRRYGRLQSEPRSNS from the coding sequence ATGAGTTTCGACGAAAGCATCGAAAGCGAGCCTGAGCCGGAAGCGCTGCTGACCGTGCCGCACGACCCATACACCGCGCTGCGGCTGCGGAACTTTCAGTATTACCTGGCGGGCAACTCTCTGGCCATCTTCGGCATGCAGATGCAGACGGTGGCCGTGCAGTGGGAAATCTACGAGCGCACGCGCTGGCCCTTGGCCCTGGGCCTGGTCGGGCTGGTGCAGTTCCTGCCGGTGGTCTGCCTGACGTTGCCCGCCGGACACGAAGCCGACCGCTCGCACCGCAAGGCCATCGTCATGATCGCCATGCTGTCGATCGCAAGCTGCTCGCTTGGCCTGGCGTGGGTCTCGCGGACGCAGGGCGACATCGGCTGGATGTATCTGCTGTTGCTGCTGAGCGGAGTGGCCCGCGCGTTCTTGCAGCCGGCCAAAGCCTCGCTGCTGCCGCAGATTGTGCCGCGCGACGCATTCAGCAACGCGGTGACCTGGAACATGAGCGCTTTCCAGCTTGCCGCCATCCTGGGACCGGCCGCGGGCGGGCAGCTCATCGGCTATTCCGGCCGGGCCTGGCCCGTCTATCTGATCGACGCCGCATCGACCGCGGTCTTTTTCGCGCTGCTGGCGGCGATGCACGTGCCGAAGCATGCCGCCACGGCGTCGGCGAGCACGAGCAAAGCGCTGTTGGCCGGCTTTCGCTTCGTGTGGCGGAACAAGATCGTGCTGGCGGCGATTACGCTCGACATGTTCGCCGTGTTGCTGGGCGGGGCGGTGGCCTTGTTGCCGATCTATGCCGAAGACATCTTGCAGGTCGGCGCGCAGGGGCTCGGCTGGCTGCGCACCGCTCCGGCCGTCGGAGCGCTGGTGTTCTCCTTTGTGTTGGCTCATCGCCCGCCGATCGAGCACGCGGGCAGGACGCTGCTGTGGGTGGTGGCGGGCTTCGGCGCGGCGACGGTCGTGTTTGGGGTCTCGCAGTCGTATCCGCTCTCGCTGGCGATGCTGTTTCTGACCGGGGCCTTCGACATCGTGAGCGTCGTCATTCGCCACACGCTGGTGCAGCTTCTCACGCCCGACGACATGCGGGGCCGCGTTTCGGCCATCAACAGCGTATTCATCGGCGCCTCGAACGAACTGGGCGCCTTCGAATCGGGGCTGGTGGCCCAACTCTTCACTCCGGCGATTTCCGTGGTGTCCGGCGGCATCGGCACGCTGGTGGTGGTGCTTCTCGTGGCCGCGGTTTGGCCGCAGCTCCGTCGCTACGGACGTTTGCAAAGCGAACCGCGGAGTAATTCGTGA
- the hpnH gene encoding adenosyl-hopene transferase HpnH — translation MSVPLSQMWTVATYVLGKRLRGVKRYPLVLMLEPLFRCNLACAGCGKIQYPAEILRRNLTPEQCFRAVDECGAPMVSVPGGEPLLHPQIAEIVEGLVARKKYVYLCTNALKLQECLPRFKPSKYLSFSVHMDGPRDEHDRAVCRDGVYEVAVRAIQAAIAAGFRVTTNTTLFNDADPQRFREFFDTAMELGVEAMMLSPGYSYERAPDQEHFLRREQTRGLFLRLLANPKRHWRFNQSPLFLEFLKGTMELECTPWGTPTYNLFGWQKPCYLLGDGYAETFDELMRTTDWPAYGRASGNPKCRDCMVHCGHEPTAVRETFHSWRGFFKTAWLTVIGPRRVSELELAAAAERGRPERPTSHPEAGGKKPASVYELPVLAR, via the coding sequence ATGTCCGTTCCCCTTTCCCAAATGTGGACCGTCGCGACCTACGTGCTCGGCAAGCGGCTGCGCGGCGTGAAGCGCTATCCGCTGGTGCTGATGCTCGAGCCGCTCTTTCGCTGCAACCTGGCATGCGCCGGCTGCGGCAAGATCCAATATCCCGCCGAAATCCTCCGCCGGAATCTAACGCCGGAGCAGTGCTTTCGGGCGGTGGACGAGTGCGGGGCGCCGATGGTCTCGGTGCCCGGCGGCGAGCCGCTGTTGCACCCGCAGATCGCCGAGATCGTCGAAGGGCTCGTCGCCCGCAAAAAATACGTCTATCTTTGCACCAACGCCTTGAAGCTCCAGGAGTGCCTGCCGCGCTTCAAGCCGTCGAAATACCTTTCCTTTTCCGTACACATGGACGGCCCGCGCGACGAGCACGACCGGGCGGTCTGCCGCGACGGCGTGTATGAGGTCGCCGTGCGGGCCATCCAGGCGGCCATTGCCGCCGGCTTTCGCGTGACGACGAACACCACGCTGTTCAACGACGCCGACCCCCAGCGGTTCCGCGAGTTCTTCGACACGGCGATGGAACTGGGCGTGGAAGCGATGATGCTCTCGCCCGGCTACAGTTACGAGCGGGCGCCCGACCAAGAGCACTTTTTGCGGCGCGAGCAGACGCGGGGACTCTTTTTACGGCTGCTCGCAAACCCCAAGCGGCATTGGCGATTCAACCAGTCGCCGCTTTTTCTGGAGTTCCTCAAGGGCACGATGGAGCTGGAGTGTACGCCCTGGGGTACGCCCACCTACAATCTGTTCGGCTGGCAGAAGCCGTGTTATCTGCTGGGCGACGGCTATGCCGAGACCTTCGACGAGCTGATGCGCACGACCGACTGGCCCGCCTATGGCCGCGCCAGCGGCAACCCGAAGTGTCGTGACTGCATGGTCCATTGCGGCCACGAGCCGACGGCCGTGCGCGAGACGTTCCACTCCTGGCGGGGTTTTTTCAAGACCGCTTGGCTGACCGTGATCGGCCCGCGCCGCGTAAGCGAACTGGAGTTGGCCGCCGCCGCCGAACGCGGTCGGCCGGAAAGGCCGACCTCCCACCCGGAGGCCGGCGGCAAGAAGCCTGCATCGGTTTATGAATTGCCGGTCCTGGCGAGGTGA
- the shc gene encoding squalene--hopene cyclase, producing MPGAEDLFGEIRRSTERAADWLRSAQHAEGYWCGELEGDTILESEYILLLAWLGRNDTLEAHKAARYILSKQRPEGGWTLYPGGKLDVSSSVKAYFALKLTGHPASAEHMQRARQAILAHGGADAVNSFTRYYLALLGQISYEECPAVPPEFLLLPTWFPVNLYSISSWSRTILVPLSIMSAFRPVRSLAPRLGIRELFLQPPHRWPPLRCPGLKGGTGPLSWDRFFRVADGLWKWCQRHRLLPLRRRAIDAAARWMTERFAGSDGLGAIFPPIIWSIVALKCLGHDDDSPQVRYCHEQLRGLMIEEDDTLRLQPCKSPVWDTALALRALAGARQAQDGSDRAVAWLLDKQILRSGDWSKKVRAEPGGWCFEHANDFYPDLDDTAMVAMALAEQFVASVDDDRPAGGDGPTGDLLQRTTKAIALAERWMLAFQNRDGGWGAFDRDNDAEFLCHVPFADHNAMIDPSTPDLTARVLESLGTLGRRVGDPAIDRAVAYLRSSQEADGSWFGRWGVNYIYGTWQVLTGLAAIGVPSDDPLMTAGAEWLRAHQQPSGGWGESCDTYADPALRGQGPATASQTAWAVLGLLAAGRRDDPATLRGLRYLVSQQRDDGSWDETAFTGTGFPLVFYLRYHLYRVYFPLLALARWQR from the coding sequence GTGCCCGGCGCGGAGGATTTGTTTGGCGAAATCCGCCGGTCAACCGAGCGGGCCGCCGATTGGCTGCGTTCGGCACAGCACGCCGAAGGCTACTGGTGCGGGGAGCTGGAAGGCGACACCATCCTGGAAAGCGAATACATTCTGTTGTTGGCCTGGCTGGGCCGGAATGACACGCTCGAAGCCCACAAGGCCGCCCGATACATCCTGTCGAAACAGCGGCCCGAAGGCGGCTGGACGCTCTACCCCGGCGGCAAGCTCGACGTCAGCTCCAGCGTCAAGGCCTACTTCGCCTTGAAGCTCACCGGGCACCCGGCCAGCGCCGAGCACATGCAGCGCGCCCGGCAGGCGATCCTGGCACACGGCGGGGCCGACGCGGTCAATAGCTTCACTCGCTACTATCTGGCATTGCTGGGCCAGATTTCCTACGAAGAATGCCCGGCCGTGCCGCCGGAGTTCTTGCTGTTGCCGACGTGGTTTCCGGTGAATCTTTATTCGATCAGCTCCTGGAGCCGCACGATCCTGGTGCCGCTCTCGATCATGTCGGCTTTCCGGCCCGTGCGGTCGCTCGCTCCGCGGCTGGGCATCCGCGAGCTGTTTTTGCAGCCGCCCCACCGCTGGCCGCCGCTGCGCTGCCCCGGTCTGAAAGGCGGCACGGGGCCTCTGAGCTGGGACCGTTTTTTTCGCGTCGCCGACGGCCTCTGGAAATGGTGCCAGCGCCATCGCCTGCTGCCTTTGCGGCGACGGGCGATCGACGCGGCGGCGCGATGGATGACCGAACGCTTTGCCGGCAGCGACGGACTGGGAGCGATCTTTCCGCCCATCATCTGGAGCATCGTGGCCCTGAAATGCCTGGGCCACGACGACGATTCGCCCCAGGTGCGTTATTGCCACGAGCAGTTGCGGGGCCTGATGATCGAAGAAGACGACACCTTGCGGCTGCAACCTTGCAAGTCACCCGTCTGGGACACGGCCTTGGCCCTTCGGGCGCTTGCCGGCGCGCGGCAGGCCCAAGACGGTTCCGATCGGGCGGTCGCCTGGCTGCTCGACAAGCAGATACTGCGGTCGGGCGACTGGTCGAAAAAAGTGCGGGCCGAGCCGGGCGGCTGGTGCTTCGAGCACGCCAACGACTTTTATCCCGATCTCGACGACACGGCCATGGTGGCGATGGCGCTGGCCGAACAGTTCGTGGCCTCGGTCGACGACGACCGGCCGGCCGGCGGCGATGGCCCGACGGGCGATCTGCTTCAACGGACGACGAAGGCGATCGCTCTGGCCGAGCGCTGGATGCTGGCCTTTCAGAACCGCGACGGTGGCTGGGGGGCGTTCGACCGCGACAACGACGCCGAGTTTCTTTGCCATGTGCCCTTCGCCGACCACAATGCCATGATCGACCCCAGCACTCCCGATTTGACGGCACGGGTGCTGGAGTCGCTCGGCACGCTGGGGCGTCGCGTGGGCGACCCGGCCATCGACCGCGCAGTGGCCTACCTCCGCTCCTCGCAAGAGGCGGATGGAAGCTGGTTCGGCCGCTGGGGCGTCAACTATATCTATGGCACTTGGCAGGTGCTCACCGGGCTGGCGGCCATCGGCGTGCCCAGCGACGATCCGCTGATGACCGCCGGGGCCGAATGGCTGCGGGCCCATCAACAGCCCTCTGGCGGCTGGGGCGAATCGTGCGACACCTACGCCGATCCCGCGCTGCGCGGCCAGGGGCCGGCGACGGCGTCGCAAACGGCCTGGGCCGTGTTGGGCCTGTTGGCCGCCGGCCGCCGCGACGACCCAGCCACGCTCCGCGGCCTGCGGTATCTCGTTTCGCAGCAGCGCGACGACGGCTCATGGGACGAAACCGCCTTCACCGGCACCGGATTTCCCTTGGTGTTCTATTTGCGTTATCACTTGTATCGGGTTTACTTTCCGTTGTTGGCGTTGGCACGATGGCAGAGGTGA
- a CDS encoding Fic family protein, translated as MTRTTGSFRVLNVGGEEVRSFQPRPLPPAEPPLVLDERLLALHNAALAAVGRLAVAGVMVPSPNWFLYGFVRKEAVISSQIEGTQATLKDVLTYEATHDADRLDDVREVCNYVDALAFARREIARPKGLPLSVRLLCAAHNRLMRGARGAEKQPGAIRTSQNWIGGTRPGNASFVPPPPDALPQELSELERWLYADDPLPPLVRAGLAHVQFETIHPFLDGNGRIGRLLIVLLLEHWGLLQSPLLYLSLAFKRHREEYYRCLSAVRAAGDWEGWTAYFLECVREAADDGIATATSLFALLNKDRQRLLRMRDATIPAVRLWDALPGRPIVTLSGAMSLLKTTKPTAAKAVATLCRANILRETTGRRRDRVYAYHAYLDVLTKDTDALP; from the coding sequence ATGACGCGGACCACCGGCAGCTTTCGGGTTTTGAACGTCGGGGGCGAAGAAGTGCGGTCGTTCCAGCCTCGACCCCTTCCGCCGGCCGAGCCTCCGCTCGTGCTCGATGAAAGGCTGCTCGCCCTGCACAACGCCGCACTGGCCGCCGTCGGCCGCCTGGCGGTGGCCGGCGTCATGGTTCCCAGCCCCAATTGGTTTCTGTACGGCTTCGTCCGCAAAGAGGCGGTGATTTCGTCGCAAATCGAAGGGACTCAGGCCACGCTGAAAGACGTGCTGACCTATGAGGCGACGCATGACGCGGATCGTTTGGACGATGTTCGCGAGGTTTGCAATTACGTGGATGCCTTGGCCTTCGCGCGCCGCGAAATCGCTCGGCCCAAAGGCCTGCCCTTGAGCGTTCGTTTGCTGTGCGCGGCGCACAACCGGCTGATGCGCGGGGCGCGAGGCGCCGAGAAACAGCCGGGAGCGATACGCACGTCGCAAAACTGGATCGGCGGAACGCGACCGGGCAACGCCTCGTTCGTGCCGCCGCCGCCCGACGCTTTGCCGCAGGAATTATCGGAGTTGGAGCGTTGGCTCTATGCCGACGATCCCTTGCCGCCGTTGGTGCGCGCCGGTCTGGCGCACGTCCAGTTCGAGACCATTCACCCATTTTTGGACGGCAACGGACGTATCGGCCGCCTGCTCATTGTTTTGCTGCTGGAGCATTGGGGGCTGTTGCAATCGCCGTTGCTCTATTTGAGCTTGGCCTTCAAACGGCATCGCGAGGAGTATTATCGTTGCCTTTCCGCCGTGCGTGCCGCTGGTGACTGGGAAGGCTGGACGGCCTATTTCCTGGAATGTGTGCGTGAAGCGGCCGACGACGGCATCGCCACGGCGACAAGCTTATTTGCGTTGTTGAACAAAGACCGCCAGCGTCTGCTCCGCATGCGCGATGCGACCATCCCAGCCGTCCGCCTGTGGGACGCGTTGCCCGGCCGACCGATCGTGACGCTGTCGGGAGCCATGTCTTTACTCAAAACGACAAAACCGACCGCCGCCAAAGCCGTCGCCACCTTGTGTAGAGCCAACATCTTGCGCGAGACCACGGGCCGCCGCCGGGACCGAGTGTATGCCTACCACGCCTACCTCGACGTTCTGACGAAAGATACCGATGCGTTGCCTTGA
- the hpt gene encoding hypoxanthine phosphoribosyltransferase encodes MSEEQIRAGVERLAGEITAHYGDGPLTIIGVLTGSVVLLADLIRHLRMPLRVGVVQCRSYRGKTTSPGALAVNADLLPEIRGHRVLLVDDIFDTGQTLEQLLIDFDELSPRSLESAVLLRKQGRQSVAVRPDYVGFEIPNEFVVGYGLDYHDAFRNLPYVAALEAHELGPGPAQHGPGQQGPAQ; translated from the coding sequence TTGTCTGAAGAGCAGATTCGCGCCGGCGTCGAGCGGCTGGCAGGCGAAATCACCGCGCACTACGGCGACGGGCCGCTGACCATCATCGGCGTGCTCACCGGCAGCGTCGTTCTGCTGGCCGATCTCATTCGCCATCTCCGCATGCCGCTGCGCGTGGGAGTGGTGCAGTGCCGCAGCTATCGCGGCAAGACCACCAGCCCCGGCGCGCTGGCCGTGAACGCCGACCTGCTGCCGGAAATCCGCGGCCATCGCGTCCTGCTCGTCGACGACATCTTCGACACGGGCCAGACGCTGGAGCAGCTCTTGATCGACTTCGACGAGCTCTCGCCGCGGTCGTTGGAAAGCGCCGTGCTGTTGCGCAAGCAGGGACGGCAGAGTGTGGCCGTGCGGCCCGACTACGTCGGTTTCGAGATTCCCAACGAGTTCGTCGTCGGTTACGGCCTCGATTATCACGATGCGTTCCGCAACCTGCCCTACGTGGCGGCCCTGGAAGCCCACGAGCTCGGTCCAGGACCGGCCCAGCACGGACCGGGCCAGCAAGGACCGGCACAGTGA